A stretch of DNA from Solenopsis invicta isolate M01_SB chromosome 5, UNIL_Sinv_3.0, whole genome shotgun sequence:
GGAATACTtaagtattgtaaaaaaaaaaagatcgggTTAGATTTTAAAAGTATTCTAAGACTTTTAAAGGCTTCTCAAAGTTTTCTCAAAGAATTCTGCACGTTTAGAAtttcaagtttaaaattaagaatactCTTAACTTTCAATCTGATCTTTTTTGTACAATAGTTTAATGTCTcctctttttcaaattttatttgcagcttTTATTTGCAAccagataatatttaatatattcttaatttcaTTGTTAgtgatattaattacattaaaaaaattttttatcattatttatatataatttatattttatataatttacatgtattttatgatttatatataatacgtacgtattttttattttatttttttaaatattaattagtaatacattgtaatattaattttgaatattttctgtTCCCTTTGTCCCttaagaaaaagtgtttcaataaccTGACATAGTAGTTTAATAAAACTCTCACCTttcatcagtttttttttttaatagataagaCATGTTAGTCGTGTTATATCTATACAATCGTATGTACAATTGTATTTTCCGTCACTGTAAAGTTAACATTGGAAACTTTAGTGCAAGAATTAACATCACATcgggcgagttttttaattcattgattgatcaatcgcattatgcgcaaatgcaactttgttctgtaaaaactgcatttgcgcataatgcgattgatcaatcgatgaattaaaaaacttgcccttaattcataattttgaaaacgAACACAGGGTGTACGAATAATAGAGGCGACAACGATACTCCAAAACATTCCCCAAGAATCTGTCTTAAGCTTCACCAATCAGATCAATGCGCCGAAAGTCCACTAATTAAGTTCTCCACCGCTGTTGGCGCCACCTTCGATTTTAAAATACTGCTCGAATTCTGTTCTAGAGTTCGCTCTCGGATTTTGTTGCCGTTAGCGATGACGAGAGACGTGGATGGACGAGCGGCGCTCGACGTTCGGATGAATTTTGGATAAAAGCACGTGGATCCTGACGGTATGTCGAGCTTACGCGCGATTTGCAGCGCCTAGGCAAGTGATGCGAGAGAGCGAGAATGACGATCGCGACGCGTTTCATGCTAACGGATACCGCGAAAATGCAGGACTCGAAAGTACCATCCACGCTGCCATCTTGAATCAGCTGTCAAGCAGACGATACGCAGGTATGGAGTTCATTTCCGACAGGTCCTGGTATCTAATTATCATAATTCTGTCGGCGACACTTGAGCAAGAAAACGATATCGTCGAAATGTACCTTTTCACATTGTTTCATCACAGATACTTTTTATTCCCTATTACATTCATAAGAAAGTTACATGGATCTAAATGATGTAATAGTAAACACTTTGAAACGAAGATAGTAAGTAGTGCAACAAAAACCGctgtaattagaaaaaatttcggcaaaacttttttttactataacctTTGACTCCTTCACAATCGGCTGATTTGCCTCAGCGAAGCTAAGATTCTTAGGTGTCtattgaaaaacaaaagtttgaaaaagttaatgGTTTCTGAAACATTTTGCAGACGGACGAACAAACGGATAAACAATCAGatcaattgtaaaattataaagtagcattatttaataactttgaaaataattatatttgcgaGAACTAGAAAATATCCATTGAAGAATAGAAGCTGTTTGTAAGAAAAGTAGTTGTAAGGTGTTctaatatgtttaaattatacattCTGTTTACACAAAATAATACTGACAATGTTGAATTCATATTCCAAATTCTAATGAATTGCCAAGCACATGATTttcacaaagaaaatatttatgaaagagATAGACAAGCAAAGCGTTTATTCTAAGACATCTCTGTACATTTTTTGTATGTCTCTTGCCCTCTAATAGGCAAAATGATACAAGAAACATAGAGAGAAATAAAGAAAGATGACGTaagtttacaaaaataagaCTCTGCAGAAATAAAAAGTAGGAGAACAAGATAGCATAAAAGATaagacacacgcacacataaaagtaaaatttaaagaaaacaagatAAAATGTTGCATAAGATCAGTGTACATAAGTTAgaagaaatgataaattaatctataaattaaaaagaaagcaaaagagATATTGTaagacataaaataatttaaagatgagagagaaagagagagagataggaaTGTGAAATGCATTGTTAACATTGCAACGTTTTTACAAACTggttatcttttttatttgcgCAATTTTAATTCGCTTATCAGATTTTCGCGACGCAtgattttcaaacaaattatttacagcATGTTATTGTATGATTTCAGCATTTTTAGCGTGTTGTTTGTTCTCTGGTGGGACATGGAAATATCTGAAAGCGATGTAAGAAGTCAGCCGACAGACTTAATCTCAGCGTATGATAAGCAAAAAAACGATGAGCCTGAAACGGATCTTAATGAAGTCGAGATAATTACATCGGCGCAGCATTTTTGTGCTATCGAGATCAGAGAGGCCAAGAACTACGATGAAAAAACAATCGGTAAGGATCAGAGCGAGGCGAACGAATCAAACACTTCGGAATCCACTTTAGGGAATTTACAGCATACCGACAACGGTACTATTACTAACGTATTGACGGATCCGATTTACTTGGACACCTTGGACTCTGATTCCATAAATATCGAGTTCCAAAAACAGCCGAATACAACGGAGGTGTTTATACGGAACGACGAACAGATACAAACGACCAATTATAATATATCTACGGTAACGATATCAAATGAACTTTTAGACGggcttaatattaatataaagaaggAGGATGATGACGGAGATCACGGCACGTTGTACACCGCTGAATGGTTATGCGACGGCAGTAACGATGCCAATATACGACTAAGGATCTTGAAGGATGCTAAGCAGAATATACAAATTCCCGTCGATGTTGATACTAATGATGTAATCACATTAGCAAAACGTAAAGGCCAATTGACGGACGGCAAGGACAGTCTTGAACAAGAAAAGACTAATAAAGTAGCCAGAAGAGCAAAGAAACACGTTAGGGTGCTGAAGTCTGCTGTGCATCATCAAGACTATAGAGAAAGATTGAGAAAGAAAGCTGAATGTATGAGAGAGAAACGGAAAAAGTTGTATGAGCAAGAGAGCGAGGAGCAACGTTTGCAGAGGTTGGCAAAGGAAGCGGCGAAGAGACGGGAGATGAGAATGTATTACGAGACGCCGGAGCAACGAAGGAAACGACTCGACGCTGAAgcggcgagaaagagagaatacaGAATGTACAACGAAACGCCAGAAGATAG
This window harbors:
- the LOC105196896 gene encoding inner centromere protein isoform X1; protein product: MEISESDVRSQPTDLISAYDKQKNDEPETDLNEVEIITSAQHFCAIEIREAKNYDEKTIGKDQSEANESNTSESTLGNLQHTDNGTITNVLTDPIYLDTLDSDSINIEFQKQPNTTEVFIRNDEQIQTTNYNISTVTISNELLDGLNINIKKEDDDGDHGTLYTAEWLCDGSNDANIRLRILKDAKQNIQIPVDVDTNDVITLAKRKGQLTDGKDSLEQEKTNKVARRAKKHVRVLKSAVHHQDYRERLRKKAECMREKRKKLYEQESEEQRLQRLAKEAAKRREMRMYYETPEQRRKRLDAEAARKREYRMYNETPEDRRKRLDREAERRRVKRLSLYANETPEQRRERLNKESAKRREARLNQYAKETEDERKERLRRDALRAREMRFTRSAIETEEERRQRLVKDALRKREVRMHGGHSVNNNFTELRTVRNFQELNDVQIKDNPENQLDGHYLSNWMMWFQNTLTQPVHNGEQVAEPQAQHNR
- the LOC105196896 gene encoding stress response protein NST1 isoform X2; the encoded protein is MEISESDVRSQPTDLISAYDKQKNDEPETDLNEVEIITSAQHFCAIEIREAKNYDEKTIGKDQSEANESNTSESTLGNLQHTDNGTITNVLTDPIYLDTLDSDSINIEFQKQPNTTEVFIRNDEQIQTTNYNISTVTISNELLDGLNINIKKEDDDGDHGTLYTAEWLCDGSNDANIRLRILKDAKQNIQIPVDVDTNDVITLAKRKGQLTDGKDSLEQEKTNKVARRAKKHVRVLKSAVHHQDYRERLRKKAECMREKRKKLYEQESEEQRLQRLAKEAAKRREMRMYYETPEQRRKRLDAEAARKREYRMYNETPEDRRKRLDREAERRRVKRLSLYANETPEQRRERLNKESAKRREARLNQYAKETEDERKERLRRDALRAREMRFTRSAIETEEERRQR